In the Sarcophilus harrisii chromosome 1, mSarHar1.11, whole genome shotgun sequence genome, one interval contains:
- the EMP2 gene encoding epithelial membrane protein 2 translates to MLVLLAFIIVFHITSAALLFIATIDNAWWVGEGFFTDIWRVCRNNSNCTEINDSLDDYTTIQAVQASMILSTILCCIALFIFVLQLFRLKQGERFVLTSIIQLLSCLCVMIAASIYTNQYEEIHKDKKFYEDITQGKYGYSFILAWIAFAFTLISGIMYLILRKRK, encoded by the exons ATGTTGGTGCTTCTGGCTTTCATCATCGTGTTTCACATCACCTCAGCAGCGCTGCTGTTCATCGCCACCATCGACAAT GCCTGGTGGGTAGGAGAGGGATTTTTCACAGATATCTGGAGAGTATGTCGCAACAATTCTAATTGTACAGAAATTAATGACTCCCTTGATG ATTACACTACTATTCAAGCCGTTCAAGCCAGCATGATCCTTTCCACCATCCTTTGCTGCATAGCTCTCTTTATCTTTGTGCTCCAACTCTTCCGCCTGAAGCAAGGAGAGAGATTTGTTCTAACTTCAATTATCCAGTTACTGTCAT GCCTTTGTGTCATGATTGCTGCATCCATTTACACAAACCAATATGAAGAAATCCATAAGGACAAAAAGTTTTATGAAGATATAACTCAAGGGAAATACGGCTATTCCTTCATCTTGGCCTGGATTGCATTTGCCTTTACTTTGATCAGTGGCATAATGTACCTAATACTGAGAAAGCGTAAATAA